One genomic segment of Musa acuminata AAA Group cultivar baxijiao chromosome BXJ3-3, Cavendish_Baxijiao_AAA, whole genome shotgun sequence includes these proteins:
- the LOC135633003 gene encoding protein WALLS ARE THIN 1-like yields MAEAGARSICGVPERVQLHVAMLALQFGYAGFHVVSRAALNMGISKVVFPVYRNIIALILLVPFAYFLEKKDRPAMTLSFLIQFFFLALCGITANQGFYLLGLDNTSPTFASAIQNSVPAITFAMAAALRIEKVRFDRRDGIAKLVGTLACVGGATIITLYKGPSIFSPSRTLNEATPSSSASTMLWLGDAKGKNWTLGCLFLIGHCLSWSGWLVLQAPVLKKYPARLSVTSYTCFFGVIQFLIIAAFIERDADAWIFHSGGELFTILYAGFVASGIAFAVQIWCIDRGGPVFVAVYQPVQTLVVAIMASIALGEQFYLGGIIGAVFIIAGLYLVLWGKSEERAFAAKEAAMVVSSTCDHDGVRPIASPKASTLTQPLLPSPPSENV; encoded by the exons ATGGCAGAGGCCGGAGCGAGGAGCATATGCGGCGTGCCGGAGAGGGTGCAGCTGCATGTGGCCATGCTGGCCCTGCAGTTCGGGTACGCCGGCTTCCATGTCGTCTCCCGGGCGGCCCTCAATATGGGGATCAGTAAAGTGGTGTTTCCCGTGTACCGGAACATCATCGCCTTGATCCTGCTCGTTCCCTTCGCCTACTTCCTCGAGAA GAAGGACAGGCCGGCGATGACGCTCTCTTTCCTCATCCAATTCTTCTTCCTCGCTTTGTGCGG TATAACTGCAAACCAGGGATTCTATCTGCTTGGGCTCGACAACACCTCTCCCACCTTCGCCTCCGCCATCCAAAACTCTGTCCCAGCCATCACCTTTGCCATGGCTGCTGCCCTCAG AATAGAGAAGGTACGGTTCGACCGACGCGATGGGatcgcgaagctcgtcggaactctagCCTGCGTCGGCGGCGCGACGATCATCACGTTGTACAAAGGTCCCTCCATATTCAGCCCGTCGCGCACTTTGAACGAAGCGACCCCGTCGTCCTCCGCGTCCACAATGCTGTGGTTGGGTGATGCCAAGGGGAAGAACTGGACGCTGGGCTGCCTCTTCCTCATCGGTCACTGCTTGTCGTGGTCGGGGTGGCTGGTGCTCCAGGCGCCCGTGTTGAAGAAGTACCCGGCGAGGCTCTCGGTGACCTCGTACACGTGCTTCTTCGGAGTGATCCAGTTCCTCATCATCGCCGCCTTCATCGAGAGGGACGCCGATGCTTGGATCTTTCACTCCGGCGGCGAGCTCTTCACCATCCTCTACGCG GGATTTGTTGCTTCCGGCATCGCCTTCGCTGTGCAGATATGGTGCATTGACAGGGGCGGCCCTGTCTTCGTGGCCGTCTACCAGCCAGTCCAGACTCTGGTTGTTGCAATCATGGCGTCGATTGCTTTGGGAGAGCAATTCTACCTCGGCGG CATTATTGGTGCCGTGTTCATCATAGCTGGGCTGTACCTGGTGCTGTGGGGAAAGAGTGAAGAGCGAGCCTTCGCTGCTAAGGAGGCAGCCATGGTTGTCTCCTCCACCTGCGACCATGACGGCGTCAGACCCATTGCTTCGCCGAAAGCTTCCACCCTAACTCAGCCGCTGTTGCCCTCGCCACCCTCTGAGAACGTGTGA
- the LOC103973382 gene encoding protein RGF1 INDUCIBLE TRANSCRIPTION FACTOR 1-like, with protein MMMRRVAASLVPPWLEPLLSTHFFAACPLHPDAPRSESNMFCLDCGASAASFCFYCRSDRHSGHRVIQIRRSSYHDVVRVAEIQKVLDISGVQTYVINSARVLFLNERPQPRGTGRGGASGSSAAGPPSSSSPHTCEICARSLLDPFRFCSLGCKLAGIKRNGDATFVLHPGDEDASGGGESSSTAAAEESKGGRRGRWGGGSCEEVGHDARDPARPPPPPNSRRRKGIPHRAPFAS; from the exons atgatgatgaggagggtGGCGGCGTCGCTGGTGCCTCCGTGGCTGGAGCCCCTCCTCTCCACCCATTTCTTCGCCGCGTGTCCTCTCCACCCGGACGCCCCCCGCAGCGAGAGCAACATGTTCTGCCTCGACTGCGGCGCTTCCGCCGCCTCCTTCTGCTTCTATTGCCGCTCCGACCGCCATTCCGGCCACCGCGTCATCCAG ataCGGCGGTCGTCGTACCACGACGTCGTGCGGGTGGCGGAGATCCAGAAGGTGCTCGACATCAGCGGCGTCCAGACCTACGTCATCAACAGCGCGCGCGTCCTCTTCCTCAACGAGCGGCCGCAGCCGCGCGGTACCGGACGTGGCGGCGCCTCCGGTTCCTCGGCTGCCGGCCCACCCTCCTCCTCATCACCCCACACCTGCGAGATCTGTGCCCGCTCCCTCCTCGACCCCTTCCGCTTCTGCTCCCTGGGCTGCAAG TTGGCTGGGATAAAGCGCAACGGCGACGCGACTTTTGTGCTGCACCCGGGCGACGAGGACGCCAGCGGCGGCGGGGAATCATCGTCGACAGCAGCCGCAGAGGAGAGCAAGGGTGGGCGGAGGGGAAGATGGGGTGGGGGATCCTGCGAGGAAGTGGGCCACGACGCCCGAGACCCCGCGCGTCCTCCGCCCCCGCCGAACTCGAGAAGGCGAAAGGGCATCCCCCACCGCGCCCCCTTCGCCTCCTGA
- the LOC103973381 gene encoding probable 2-oxoglutarate-dependent dioxygenase SLC1, with product MVAMDVVVGAGGREEETADENYVKGVRHLCESGISRVPAKYILPVPDRPQVAPHERKDNTGSNLRLPVIDVARLRTPDRGRVLECLDRACREHGFFQVVNHGMSSEALRRIMDVGRRFFGLPLEERSKYMTSDIRGPVRYGTSYNQIQDSVFCWRDFLKLSCHPLEEVLPFWPSAPMDLRDEAVSYAKQIKSLFCDIMAAVLEILGVNSGYLEEFDDGTHLVVINYYPPCPEPDLTLGMPPHSDYGFLTLLLQDDIKGLQVQLRGKWITVEPIPNSFVVNIGDHLEIFSNGRYKSVLHRVVVNSTKPRMSIASLHSLPFASVVSPSPELVDRENPRLYKDTDFAAFLDYISSHEPKRKSFLESRKLPPHEVRSKSQ from the exons ATGGTGGCAATGGACGTGGTGGTGGGGGCTGGCGGAAGGGAAGAAGAGACAGCTGATGAAAACTACGTGAAGGGGGTAAGGCACCTGTGCGAGAGTGGCATTTCGAGGGTCCCTGCCAAGTACATCCTCCCTGTCCCGGACCGGCCTCAAGTTGCTCCACATGAGAGGAAGGATAACACTGGTTCCAATCTAAGGCTGCCCGTGATTGATGTGGCTCGACTGCGTACGCCGGATCGCGGTCGAGTTTTGGAGTGCTTGGATAGAGCCTGCAGGGAGCATGGCTTCTTCCAG GTGGTGAACCACGGCATGAGCAGCGAAGCTCTACGGAGAATAATGGATGTCGGGAGGAGATTCTTCGGGCTCCCACTGGAGGAGAGATCCAAGTACATGACGAGCGACATCAGGGGGCCGGTGAGGTACGGCACCAGCTACAACCAGATACAGGACAGCGTGTTCTGTTGGAGGGACTTCTTGAAGCTCAGCTGCCATCCACTGGAGGAGGTCCTCCCGTTCTGGCCCTCTGCTCCAATGGATTTGAG GGATGAGGCGGTTTCATATGCTAAGCAAATCAAATCCTTGTTCTGTGATATCATGGCAGCGGTCCTTGAGATCCTGGGAGTGAACAGTGGCTACCTCGAGGAATTCGATGATGGAACGCACCTCGTGGTCATAAACTACTATCCACCCTGCCCTGAACCCGATCTGACACTCGGAATGCCGCCCCATTCCGACTACGGCTTCCTCACTCTCCTGTTGCAGGACGATATCAAGGGGCTCCAGGTTCAACTTCGCGGCAAGTGGATCACCGTCGAGCCCATTCCCAACTCTTTCGTGGTCAACATCGGCGATCATCTAGAG ATATTTAGCAACGGGAGGTACAAGAGCGTGCTGCATCGCGTCGTCGTTAACTCGACGAAACCCCGGATGTCGATCGCGTCCCTCCACAGCCTCCCCTTCGCGAGCGTGGTCAGTCCTTCGCCGGAGCTGGTCGACCGGGAGAACCCGAGGCTGTACAAGGACACCGACTTCGCCGCCTTCCTTGACTACATATCCTCCCACGAGCCGAAGCGCAAGAGCTTCCTGGAGTCGAGGAAGTTGCCTCCCCATGAGGTGCGGTCCAAAAGTCAATGA